A stretch of the Clostridium fungisolvens genome encodes the following:
- a CDS encoding (2Fe-2S)-binding protein: MIKSLISKFFKSKGEDRMENKVVCGCYNVTLQDLNNAVKNGAKSFEEVQQVTKVGTGCGKCINGNKELVNELIIKKKIDENQIVCGCFKVTAQDIVAAVKNGAKSFEEVQAVTKIGTGCGGCIEGNKALVSYLLKK; this comes from the coding sequence ATGATAAAATCATTAATTTCAAAATTTTTTAAATCTAAAGGAGAAGATAGAATGGAAAACAAAGTAGTATGTGGATGTTATAACGTTACTTTACAAGATCTAAATAATGCAGTTAAAAATGGAGCTAAATCCTTTGAAGAAGTACAACAAGTTACAAAGGTAGGTACCGGTTGTGGTAAGTGTATTAATGGTAATAAAGAATTGGTGAATGAATTAATAATTAAAAAGAAAATAGATGAGAACCAAATTGTATGTGGATGCTTTAAGGTTACTGCACAAGATATAGTTGCTGCTGTAAAGAATGGTGCAAAATCTTTTGAAGAAGTACAAGCTGTTACTAAGATAGGTACTGGCTGTGGAGGATGTATTGAAGGTAATAAAGCATTAGTAAGTTATTTACTAAAAAAGTAA
- a CDS encoding MarR family winged helix-turn-helix transcriptional regulator, with amino-acid sequence MDKNKMSYGKLNDLNLKVVIALNRGTQHVHKKELKIIKEGGLTFSQFGVLELLYHKGDLRISEILEKILATGGNMTVVIDNLAKDGLVTRCSDPNDRRVNLISITEKGKKLMSDIFPKHVENINEILSELSQSEKETLISILKKLQGV; translated from the coding sequence ATGGATAAAAATAAGATGTCATATGGTAAACTCAATGATTTAAATTTAAAGGTTGTAATAGCATTAAACAGAGGAACTCAACATGTACATAAAAAAGAACTAAAAATAATCAAAGAGGGAGGATTGACATTTTCTCAATTTGGTGTTCTTGAGCTCTTGTATCATAAAGGTGATTTAAGAATCTCTGAAATTCTTGAAAAAATTCTAGCTACTGGAGGTAATATGACTGTTGTCATAGATAATTTAGCTAAGGATGGACTTGTTACGAGATGTAGTGACCCAAATGACAGACGAGTTAATTTGATTAGTATTACAGAAAAAGGAAAGAAGCTTATGAGCGATATATTTCCTAAGCATGTAGAAAATATAAATGAGATATTAAGTGAATTATCTCAAAGTGAAAAAGAAACTTTAATTAGTATATTAAAGAAATTGCAAGGTGTATAA